A single region of the Brachypodium distachyon strain Bd21 chromosome 3, Brachypodium_distachyon_v3.0, whole genome shotgun sequence genome encodes:
- the LOC100825950 gene encoding uncharacterized protein LOC100825950 has protein sequence MSSPPQSRQAPTYQLLLLLLLFFSPIASAGQPKGVCVSPGGRFPAFSSEGKPPGRAAKGRRDLALCRLFRQNTCCDVTQTFPALLSVRKLSSTGEGSGECLHLWELLECSVCDPWVGVRPGPPVICASFCDMVFEACSEAYFSVDTKTQALSPCGLGDILCGKAHKWVSNGTELCRLAGFAVQVSEASPTEVDETFCYGGKASLDSISDTWTSSKDRPTLRGVTSWDLEDFQRWATQMPVGERISWAIGGMVLTAGLFISKREGYSRRRKQASVAETVRRRWNQELTCSQLKRS, from the exons ATGAGCTCTCCCCCGCAGTCGCGTCAGGCTCCCACTTACCAGTTGTTGCTTCTCCTGCTGCTCTTCTTCTCGCCAATCGCATCGGCTG GACAACCAAAAGGTGTATGTGTTTCACCTGGTGGGCGGTTCCCTGCTTTCTCATCTGAAGGCAAGCCTCCAGGAAGAGCAGCAAAGGGGCGCAGAGATCTAGCACTATGTAGGCTATTCCGTCAGAACACATGTTGCGATGTGACACAGACATTTCCTGCCCTGCTTTCAGTGAGAAAGCTCTCCTCAACTGGCGAAGGCAGCGGAGAATGCCTTCATTTATGGGAATTGCTCGAGTGCTCAGTATGTGATCCGTGGGTGGGTGTCAGGCCTGGACCTCCTGTTATATGTGCATCATTCTGTGACATGGTTTTTGAAGCTTGTTCAGAGGCATACTTCTCTGTTGATACGAAAACACAG GCCTTATCTCCCTGTGGTTTGGGTGACATCCTTTGTGGCAAAGCACATAAATGGGTTTCTAATGGCACAGAACTATGTCGCCTTGCTGGTTTCGCTGTGCAAGTATCTGAGGCCAGCCCTACTGAAGTTGATGAAACTTTCTGCTATGGTGGGAAAGCAAGTTTGGATTCCATCTCTGATACATGGACGTCTTCGAAAGACCGCCCAACATTACGTGGTGTGACCTCTTGGGATCTTGAAGATTTTCAGAGATGGGCGACACAAATGCCTGTAGGTGAAAGAATTTCGTGGGCAATTGGAGGAATGGTTCTTACAGCAGGCCTTTTTATCAG CAAAAGAGAGGGCTACAGCCGTCGTCGGAAACAAGCTTCTGTCGCTGAGACTGtgagaagaagatggaatCAGGAGCTAACCTGCAGCCAGCTGAAGCGAAGCTAG